In Ornithodoros turicata isolate Travis chromosome 1, ASM3712646v1, whole genome shotgun sequence, the DNA window TACATAGGGATATTTACAAGATTTACACACTGGACTCGATGTTACATGTTCCGAAGTCCGGCTCCCAGACCTCTCCCCGTCGCTGCGGccgcttaaaagggtgacaGATAGGGCCACAACCCCCGCTGAAGGCTTCCAATCGGGCGGCCTGGGTTCAAAGGGTTACAGCTCATGGTTGGCCCAGTTTAAATACTTGTCCAGGCCAGAACCGCCCGATTGCACACTCTCTCCACGCGATTTACGACCAACGTTTCGAGGTGTCAACCCGTGCACGACCTAATTTCGGTCAGCGCATGCCTCCGGCGCCAGAACCCAGATTTATGGCCGTCGCGACGGATCGAGTTGCCTGGAGGACCCCAGCTCCCCTGCACCTGCAACGATGCCAttccctttccctttccccACTGACATTACCAGTCGGGTCAACCTCCGTCGCAGGCTCGTTAGGAAAATGGGCAAACATCCCCCAACAACACCAGACGTGGGCGGATGATGCCAGATGTTACAATTTGGGCAAATATAACATACTTCTCTCATACAAATTCTCATAATGGTCATGCAAACACAACTCAATCCTTTACAGGCCGTCTGAGGGAAAAGTAGATACCCACGTGCGTTGTTGATAACCCCATTCCTTCTCGTTTTGCTTACCTAAAATGTGATTGTATCTGTAATCTGTAGCATCTGGGCCCTTCCACTTGGAACAATTTCCTTGTTTATCTCGTAATATATTAATAATGGTGCTGTGATGTTACACTTGTCTGCCTATAAGTTTGTCTTGTCAGTACAGAGGTTTAACGAACCGTTGATAGCGTGGTTTGCGTCGAatcgtatcaaccggaaccaaccAGTGGATAAGATTTTGAGTCACGCACTATTGcaattggttccgataggcacgataactttaCCAACCGTTTGCTAAAACTGCCTAGTGAATCTTTCGGTTGTGGGTAGGTGGTGTGTTTATTTGGCTACTGTGTTCATCTCAGTCATTGCCTTTTGGAGGCTCTCATTCAACATGAATTTGTACCGACTGCCAGGTTGTACACATTGTTCAGTCTCCATCGTGAAAGTGGACTTTCAGATAGACGACTGCAAacgggacacttcatcttcaatATCTTCATGGGAAGTGCATAAAGGGGCTTCGAGCCTTTCAGCGGTTGGTCGTAATGACCTTCCGAGGAAGCTGTATGAATTCTGGATGTGTGAGCAATAGCAAGGGAGGGAGCTTGAGGTGAGTACGGCCGAAGAGCATGGGAATGTGATCCCTCGTAGTTCTACAGGTAAGAGCAGTTCAAGTATACGACCTATAGTTAAACATCATTAGTGGCTGCGAACTCCGAACCCGAATTGCTCTTGACATCGTATCTTAGATGTTGTGTCTACATTTTAATTCGTTATGGTCTATGATCTCGTTATGATGCAGTTGCGCCTGATGCACGCCGTCCTGGTTGCGTCAGTGATCAACGTAATATTGATACCAACGGATTCTCCGATACTGAAGTGCGTGGCATCTGGAGTTGGCGAGTACTGCCACTGGTTTTCGGTTTACTTTTTCTTCCTTACTGCGCCAACCTGCAGGTTCATCTAACGCGTAATGTCGAGCTTTATCTGACGCTCTCCGCTCTTTCCTGTGTCCCACCAGAGTCCAGACTATCTGTAACGGCCAGCTGTTATTGCGTTCCCTTGTTTCGTAACGGGGACAACAAAAAATacgtctttccttctttttctgtcCCTTCGGCGCAGATGAATGGGGGGTATTATTGTAATGCCGCAGTCTGCGATAGCGGAGATTGCCCTCCTTCTGAACTTTCGCGCTGTCCTCATGCTCTTGTGACGAAATCGCGCGAAATAAAGCGCGAACATTAAAGCAAATGAAGTGGAGTAGTATATTGGCACCGGTCAATGATGGGTCGTGCCACATGTTAAAAACATCGCGTTAACTCAGGCGAACCGCTGTCTATTCGCGGGGTGTTTCGAGGTGTGTCTGTCTGCACACTTTTTACTGCGCTTAGTGATAAGACTATCACGTTCATCtctaaagaaaacaaaactggATGCTACAAAGCGAAGAAGATAGTTCCGTCGTAGTTGCCTTCCAGCCAAACAAGTCCAGACGAGCAGACAACGTGGCATGCGGGGGCTCATTGTCATTAGAGAGTTTTCGAATAGGGGCCCCAATGAAAGTTGGGAGTCATCACTGCGCACGGCCAGAGCCCCCAAGCTGTGGTTTGGGTTTCGGGGCCACAAAGCGCGTGGGTACCTAAACTCGCCGTAAGGTTGATTCGCGTCGCCCTTGCGCGACGCGAGATGTTGCTATAGGGCTATAACCACGGGAAAGAAagtaaacaaaacaaacacacaaacacacactttTCGTTTAGTGTTTCGTTTAGTGTTCGTTTGTGCAATTTCATCTAGTCAATTGAACAACGATATTTCGGACCAAAGCTTGTATTTTTCGAACTGAGTGAAGTTCGTACAAAGTGGCTACCGCTTGATGGTGCTGCAAGCGCAAGGTGCTTGCGTTTTGGGCTGCGGTGGGGAAGCCATATTCTAGAACTCTCTCCCAGCGCTATGATCGAGTGGATAAAAGCATCCGCTCCCCAGTAAACCAAAAACATCTAATGGACATCGAGAGGATGGTACACAGTGGACATTTTGGATGTCTAGTTGATATCCAGATATGTCCATATTATATTCcgtggatgtactatggatcgtcggaagctcgtccataactgtataaatgcatgtcctctggatgtacctgctggacatttgtcacatccagTGGACGTGTTTGGCATTGCGACGTCCAGTCTACGTCCTATAGATGTTCCTATCGGATTAACGTACTACAATATAGACCGGACTGCAAATCTAGTTTTTCGGCTACTTTGTGTGACCAGCGCAAATGCCGTACCCTTGGCCGTACCCCACCCGGCGCAGCTTGGGCATTTATTGGCGCACTGGATagaacatatactaaaatacgaatagttgcgggatgtttgttaagtgtagtgggTGCAGAAGGCGTTTCGAACGGTGAGGAGGATGAGGTCCTGCAATTATTAtgtacgtctgcaatgagtcgAACTacccgctaacatttctgacattccttcctgacaaatattgtgtttgtaattcaggctgtcgtctatgatgaggttacctactgagtggagctgtcaaactgataggtttcctgtgttggtgCAAGAGTGCTACGTAaatactttgcagagagcagcACGCGTACaatggaaaaacttgcttttacttgttctccaatttctcaTGTTCTCACAATATAGATTCGCTTGCTTCTAGCACTACGCAAAAATTACTATTAAATTGATtgtcgaaacaacgtttcgtaaacgtCTCACAAGTTTGCCCAATCCATCATACGTTCATCGCACCTGCTAAATGGATGTACAGAGGACGTCTAGAACATGGGTACAATGAACGTGCCATAGACCTCCACCGTTTACAACGTACTAACTGTACGTATAACGGATATTGATTAGAAGCCCCCTTCtgtcttagatgtttggatATTTCAGGTACATCTAACAtccgtttgtggtttactgggtcgttgctggtagccaaggtcgtgttgaagactgggaggtggtgggttcgaaccttgacacgggctgtgctgtctgaagttttccggcagactttctagactgatgtcggtacagttccccctggagttggcccaggatgcataaGAACTCTCCCTGTCTCtcacaccttcctgctgtcctctctccgtctgtacgacggtcatagccacagttgcttcgcggcgctaacacgagaTCAAAAACTGGCAGATATGATGCAAATTACAGTGACATCACATCAACGTCAGCGACAGAGCTGTTTATTTGAGCTCGCCTGTCGCTACGTGCATGGTTCGCCCTGTGGATTGTGGTCCGCAGCAAGATATTCTTCCGTACGTACACTTCCTATAGGACGGCCCATAATGCTGCTATTCACCTCCGCACACACGTAATACCGTCTACCGTACCGGCACTCGCGCTGCGCAACTCTTCGCATACCCTGACATGTGGAGCCGGAAGCGGTAATCGCCGCTGCCACTGCTACGCCAACGTCACAGCCAACGTGACTCTCCGAAGTGACCAGTCTGCATCTCGCGCCCTTTTCTCGTTCCCTGGCTTCATCATCTCGTGCCAAGAGAGAGAAGCAGCAACGGCGCGCGTTGTGTTTTCGGCGATGTGACGTTCAGGACAGGATCTTGAAGAAATtgagccgaaaaaaaaaaaatactcactCGCGTTCTGCCGTATGGCCCATTTGTTGGATGCGCTAAAACTACGCCCCCTAGTATAGAACTCTCTATTTGTGTCGAAAGTGGAGTATTGCGATGTTGATTGGGTTTCCTTCGCTGATGCGTCCATATGAACTACTTTCACAGAATGCACAAGATATATTGCATGGTAAAAGCTGTTCTTTTAAACTTATTTCATTGTAGCATTTGTTGTTTCCAAGTTCAAGAGTGCCTTGGAGGAAGGCGTCAGATTGTCTCGTTTGATCGGTTGTGAACGTGTCAGCTCAATTAAATATCGGCACACATTAAAGATCCCCCAGGAAACAAAATATTAAACTTTATTCAGGTTTATGATACCGGACTGTGCATCAAAATACGACAGAATGTGTCTCTCGATTCTTCTTGAAGGGTGAACATGATTCGTTACGCCAACGGTGTTTAAGAGACAATAGAAATCAAAATAAAGTCGAACGGTTGCAGGAGGCATTTCAAGAATAGGTGACCATCTCCTGTTGGCTCTTTGTGTTAACGGAGTTCAGACCTTTATCCCCTGACGTACTCTCCAGTTTCCTCATTGCAAGTGGGAACATCTGTTGAAAGAAATGTTCGCTGCTGTCATACATTGTAAACCATGCTGTACGTACCACAATACATATAGTGTAAATTGTGAACTGAATTTTGTGTATGAATGGGGTCCTGGCACAGAGTGGATGGTGTAACTCgctgttctttctccttttACTCAAGGATTGTACGCTGTGTCGGGAGAAGTGGGAGATACGTGTTGGCGATACGCGTTTGTGATAGACAGTGATAACGAAAAGCCAAATATCCGTAGTGTTATTCGAGACTGACCTAATAGCTCTGGAGTGAAGAGAAGTCAGTTTGTATCCCTGCACAAATTCCCCATCATGTAGCACTTGCTGATTAACGCGCTCGAGGTAAATGGCCGATCTACGACGCTTATTAGAGTTATGGAAAGGGATCCAGTGAAATAAGTGGACAAACAACGAACGATTCGCAGGCAAAAGTTTCAACTAACGTGTTTGAGAGTACTGAAGGTTGACAGTTCTTCAGTTCTTTATGCAATTCCTTGTGGTCTCAAACGATTGTATTGCAGCGCCATGCGAGGGCATGTGCAGGGGGGTTGAAAAGGATAACGAAATGAAGTTTGTTCCTTGTTTGTCGAAACGCACTGCAGGACGTGCGCATGCCGTGTAAATGTCCGCATCGATTGATAAAACAAGATTTCATTGTTTCGCATACCTACGACGAACGAAAGGATGCTGGCGAAAGATTGCATACTTACTTCCGGCACGGTTGCCGGCTCGGCGCTGCTGCTGGAGGATTTCGTGGCGTTCGCGGACACATTCGCAGTCGGTGATTTTGGTGGATGGGCCCTTGATCTGAACGTAATCGCGGGTGTAGCAGGAGCAGAAAGGATTTCCCTTCCTGCGTGCTCCAAAGCACTGCTTGGCTTTGTACTCTCCATTTGCATCACATTCGGGAACAATATGACCGGGCAGGGCAGTCACTCTGCGTTCTTGCTCAGCTCGCCGCTGACAGTCAGTCTGGCGGCTTCCAGACGCAGCTCCTATTTAAAGTGAATCAAGGGACTCATGCAGAAATGTCACAGGATACTGCCTTGTAGTTGATATGCCAAAACAACTTCCGTTGTTATTCTTTTTCTGTAAACTTCCcgaagacaaaaaaaagaaagctcatTGGTAAATCATTAAGCACAGCTGACGGGACGAAGTCAGCAATGGGGCATGATGCTCACAAAAAAAACCAACTTGCTTTCAAATTGAACACCACCATTTCAGAAGGAGATACCCCGGTCCGAGATACCTACCATGACAGACGGCTGCAAGAGCGATCACCTGAAAGAAAGAACATATAGTATAGGATTATTTTCGTTTCTTCGTTTCATTATTTTCGTTTCGGTGCTTCCTTCTATTATGAAGACAACGTAGCATCGAATTAACTCAATTAACTCAAAAGTCACTCGAACTGATTGAAGTGAAGTTTGTCATTGTGAAATTTCTTCCTCATTTGCTAATATTTAACTTCATAGTGTGCGTCAGAATGATGCTCCAATCGATATTTGATAGACAACCTTTGCATAATAAGTCATAATGTACATGTACTAAAACATTTTATAACCAAATCATCCCTttgttgcattgttttcaaacttTCTTAAGAACCCCTTAGACGCACCCTGCATTCGAAACGGCGTTTGGATTGATGGCAAAAGAGCTGCCgactcttttctttcttcttctttttttttttctttcttgatgCCTATCCGACATAATGACCTTGTATGGTACGTATCGTGCTTATGCATTGCAAACTGCACTGTGTGTGGTCTTCTTTGCTGCATGATAAGTAAGCAATGTAATTGTATTCTTACATGAAATATGTGGGTAGTGTGGAAACGTGAATATGTTTCCGGAATCGTGGATACACGTGTAATAAACACCTTGtggttattgaaaaaaaaaagaaag includes these proteins:
- the LOC135377691 gene encoding U20-hexatoxin-Hi1a-like, producing MNKLVIAFAVIALAAVCHGAASGSRQTDCQRRAEQERRVTALPGHIVPECDANGEYKAKQCFGARRKGNPFCSCYTRDYVQIKGPSTKITDCECVRERHEILQQQRRAGNRAGNVPTCNEETGEYVRG